Proteins encoded together in one Kutzneria kofuensis window:
- a CDS encoding PIG-L deacetylase family protein yields the protein MSNPVFGLLPGDRALVVAPHPDDETIGPGGTIARLAAEGVEVHVLCVTVRTAKMYGSESVTSVRAEEFAKACAALGVTDSVIAWPDETGELDICNRQRALVDLIERHEQVSLATVRPKALFIPSAGGFHQDHQAVHRAAFAAARMHGPGGKPTPSIVLGYRGVEDRWSALSEEWWAHVDTSAHWETKQEALRAYGTQMRASGPRSVEQVRLIDAAAGSSLAVDHAETFVPYRLAY from the coding sequence ATGAGCAACCCCGTTTTCGGTTTGCTGCCGGGGGATCGGGCCCTCGTGGTGGCCCCGCACCCCGACGACGAGACCATCGGTCCCGGCGGCACGATCGCCCGGCTGGCCGCCGAGGGCGTCGAGGTGCACGTGCTCTGCGTGACCGTGCGCACGGCCAAGATGTACGGCAGCGAAAGCGTCACCTCGGTCCGGGCCGAGGAATTCGCCAAGGCCTGTGCCGCGCTCGGTGTCACCGACAGCGTCATCGCCTGGCCGGACGAGACCGGCGAGCTGGACATCTGCAACCGGCAGCGGGCGCTGGTTGACCTGATCGAACGACACGAGCAGGTGTCGCTGGCCACGGTCCGGCCGAAGGCGCTGTTCATCCCGTCCGCGGGCGGATTCCACCAGGACCACCAGGCCGTGCACCGCGCGGCGTTCGCGGCCGCCCGGATGCACGGCCCCGGCGGCAAGCCGACCCCGAGCATCGTGCTCGGGTACCGCGGCGTCGAGGACCGGTGGTCGGCGTTGTCCGAGGAGTGGTGGGCGCACGTGGACACGTCCGCGCACTGGGAGACCAAGCAGGAAGCCCTGCGCGCCTACGGCACCCAGATGCGGGCCAGCGGCCCCCGCTCCGTCGAGCAGGTCCGCCTCATCGACGCCGCCGCCGGTTCCTCGCTGGCCGTCGACCACGCCGAGACGTTCGTCCCCTACCGGCTCGCCTACTGA
- a CDS encoding sensor histidine kinase, with product MTAPVSRQHIVDRLAPSWLVIQLLGSGIMIGTLATATVSSPWLWVVYGASLFCWVLFVVVDPRMPRLGATMVAISGLLPAFVTGLSTDGTASILVTLVVGRFVILTIVPGSVLLGYVVACVAATMGSCAVLDRPPAELFGYPAVILLLFLLGLNRREQGLRTEQAERLLSQIALTERERSRAAALDERTRIAQEIQDVLAHSLGALSVQLKLAEALIEGRDRPGALRTLHRSDRLVDEGLREARNAVAALRAGYPSLPEALAQLVQEHQNEHSGTVDLRTEGELRATSPAATVSLVRTAREALTNAAKHAPSAPVTMTLAYDRDKVRLDVVNAVRTDDQPPDERSPGYGLAGMRERLALFGGTLVAGHHDEGTSWRVTAEVSE from the coding sequence ATGACAGCCCCGGTTTCGCGGCAGCACATCGTCGACCGGCTCGCTCCCAGCTGGCTGGTCATCCAGCTGCTGGGCTCCGGCATCATGATCGGCACCCTGGCCACGGCTACCGTGAGTAGTCCGTGGCTCTGGGTCGTCTACGGGGCGAGCCTGTTCTGCTGGGTGCTTTTTGTCGTGGTGGACCCGCGGATGCCCCGGCTCGGCGCCACCATGGTCGCGATCAGCGGGCTGCTGCCCGCGTTCGTCACCGGCCTGTCCACCGACGGCACCGCCAGCATCCTGGTCACGCTGGTGGTGGGCCGGTTCGTCATCCTCACGATCGTTCCCGGCTCGGTGCTGCTCGGCTACGTCGTCGCATGCGTCGCCGCCACCATGGGCAGCTGCGCGGTGCTGGACCGGCCGCCGGCCGAGCTGTTCGGCTATCCCGCGGTGATCCTGCTGCTGTTCCTGCTCGGCCTCAACCGCCGTGAGCAGGGATTGCGCACCGAGCAGGCCGAGCGGCTGCTGAGCCAGATCGCGCTCACCGAACGCGAGCGCAGCCGGGCGGCCGCGCTGGACGAACGCACCCGGATCGCCCAGGAGATCCAGGACGTGCTCGCGCACTCGCTCGGCGCGCTGAGCGTGCAGCTCAAGCTGGCCGAGGCGCTGATCGAGGGGCGGGACCGCCCCGGCGCGCTGCGCACGCTGCACCGCTCGGACCGGCTCGTCGACGAGGGGCTGCGCGAGGCCCGCAATGCGGTGGCCGCCCTGCGGGCCGGTTATCCGTCCCTGCCCGAAGCGCTGGCCCAGCTCGTCCAGGAGCACCAGAACGAGCACAGCGGCACGGTGGACCTGCGCACCGAAGGCGAGCTTCGCGCGACTTCACCGGCCGCCACCGTCTCCCTCGTACGCACCGCGCGCGAGGCGCTGACCAACGCCGCCAAGCACGCGCCGTCCGCGCCGGTCACGATGACCCTCGCCTACGACCGTGACAAGGTGCGGTTGGACGTGGTGAATGCGGTCAGAACCGACGATCAGCCGCCGGACGAGCGGTCGCCGGGATACGGACTGGCCGGCATGCGGGAACGCCTGGCCCTGTTCGGCGGCACGCTGGTGGCGGGGCACCACGACGAGGGCACGAGTTGGCGGGTCACCGCCGAGGTCTCGGAATAG
- a CDS encoding MDR family MFS transporter: MTAQDEAAGAAVTTDDEARRRHRLVLMILPALLMGMFLSALDQTVVATSMRTIADDLHGLALQAWVATAYLITSTVSTPLYGKLSDLYGRKPLYLAAILLFLVGSAACTFAQSMYQLAALRALQGLGAGGLMTLAFAITADLIPPRERARYQSWFLLVWISSSLLGPVLGGILVGSGDIVGITGWRWVFLVNLPIGVVALALVVKLLRLPRPGRDGVARIDYGGALAMVVATVPLLLIAEQGQQWGWASPAALACYLVAALGLAAFVYFGRRLGEQALIPLRLFGVQTFRVSVIVSMAVGAGMFGAMSAAPLFAQLAKGVSPTGSGLLMLPMMLGMVVSTALSGKVIARSGRYKMLPVIGCACTAVGMFGFAVVTLDTPLWVPAVLLFVLGIGLGNCTQTLTVAAQNAVPLQDIGTATAAVMFFRQIAGTLGVGAALSALFGALPGAVTDALPQAAGRPDFVIATHDTAVVNNPDNAAFFQFLRGSRAMLSDSSFLDRLDPRLAWPFEQGFSSATGLVFLVGGVLMLLTTLYAMTMRELPLREVSPAQLAESE, translated from the coding sequence ATGACCGCGCAGGACGAAGCCGCCGGCGCGGCCGTGACCACCGACGACGAGGCGCGGCGGCGGCACCGACTGGTGCTCATGATCCTGCCGGCCCTGCTGATGGGCATGTTCCTGTCCGCATTGGACCAGACCGTGGTGGCCACGTCGATGCGTACGATCGCCGACGACCTGCACGGCCTGGCCCTCCAGGCGTGGGTGGCGACGGCGTACCTGATCACGTCGACCGTGTCGACGCCGTTGTACGGCAAGCTTTCCGACCTGTACGGCCGCAAACCGCTGTACCTGGCGGCGATCCTGCTCTTCCTGGTCGGCAGCGCGGCCTGCACCTTCGCGCAGTCGATGTACCAGCTGGCCGCGCTCCGTGCGCTGCAGGGGCTCGGCGCCGGCGGCCTGATGACACTGGCCTTCGCCATCACGGCCGACCTGATCCCGCCGCGGGAACGGGCCCGGTACCAGAGCTGGTTCCTGCTCGTGTGGATCTCGTCCAGCCTGCTGGGACCGGTGCTGGGCGGCATCCTCGTCGGCTCGGGGGACATCGTCGGCATCACCGGCTGGCGCTGGGTGTTCCTGGTCAACCTGCCGATCGGTGTGGTGGCGCTGGCGCTGGTGGTGAAGTTGCTGCGGCTGCCCCGGCCGGGTCGGGATGGCGTCGCGCGGATCGACTACGGCGGCGCGCTGGCGATGGTCGTGGCGACCGTGCCGCTGCTGCTGATCGCCGAGCAGGGGCAGCAGTGGGGGTGGGCCTCGCCGGCCGCGCTGGCGTGTTATCTGGTCGCCGCGCTGGGGTTGGCTGCTTTCGTCTACTTCGGACGGAGGCTGGGTGAGCAGGCGCTGATTCCGTTGCGGTTGTTCGGCGTGCAGACCTTCCGGGTGTCCGTGATCGTGTCGATGGCCGTCGGCGCCGGCATGTTCGGCGCCATGTCGGCGGCGCCGCTGTTCGCGCAGCTGGCCAAGGGCGTGTCACCGACCGGATCTGGCTTGCTGATGCTGCCGATGATGCTGGGCATGGTCGTGTCGACGGCGTTGTCCGGCAAGGTGATCGCCCGTAGCGGCCGGTACAAGATGCTGCCGGTGATCGGCTGCGCGTGTACCGCCGTCGGCATGTTCGGGTTTGCCGTGGTCACGCTGGACACGCCGCTGTGGGTGCCGGCGGTGCTGCTGTTCGTGCTGGGCATCGGCCTGGGCAACTGCACCCAGACGCTGACCGTGGCCGCGCAGAACGCCGTGCCGCTGCAGGACATCGGCACCGCGACCGCGGCGGTGATGTTCTTCCGCCAGATCGCCGGCACGCTCGGCGTCGGCGCGGCGCTGTCGGCACTGTTCGGCGCGCTGCCGGGGGCCGTGACCGACGCCCTCCCGCAGGCCGCCGGGCGACCGGACTTCGTGATCGCCACGCATGACACCGCCGTCGTGAACAACCCGGACAACGCCGCGTTCTTCCAGTTCCTACGCGGGTCACGGGCGATGCTGTCGGACAGCTCGTTCCTGGACCGCCTCGATCCACGCCTGGCCTGGCCGTTCGAGCAGGGTTTCAGCTCGGCCACCGGCCTGGTGTTCCTCGTCGGCGGCGTCCTGATGCTGCTCACGACCTTGTACGCGATGACCATGCGGGAACTGCCGTTGCGCGAGGTCAGCCCGGCCCAGCTGGCCGAGTCGGAGTGA
- a CDS encoding nucleotide sugar dehydrogenase: protein MDSQHVVMVGIGYAGLPLAVALARAGNQVTGLDIDAERVRLVNAGVSPVDTVRDEDIRELAGNLRATTDSVVIADCDVVVVCAPTPVVGNTPDLGPLTAAITTVRDRLRPGQLVVVESTTHPSTTDGLLLPILEQSGLRAGVDFNLAYSPERIDPGNQRFGITTTPRVVGGLTAVCTERAAALYRQVTEVHVAKGIREAEAAKILENTYRQVNIALVNEFAQLCHGMDIDVWDVIEAASTKPYGFKTFWPGAGVGGHCIPADPLYLVHHAASLGLSFQLAEIAHQVNESMPVWVADRIVKDLSDRGLRVDGATVLLVGVAYKPDTADTRHSPAGPIARFLQERGVRVVFHDPLVDEFSWPGGRIEPVADLAAALAEADTTALLQRHQVLDLDLVCDHARRLFDTTGAATTAAIKL from the coding sequence ATGGACAGCCAGCATGTCGTCATGGTCGGCATCGGATATGCCGGCCTGCCCCTGGCCGTGGCACTCGCTCGCGCCGGCAACCAGGTGACGGGCCTGGACATCGACGCCGAGCGCGTCCGGCTGGTCAACGCCGGCGTCTCGCCGGTGGACACCGTGCGCGACGAGGACATCCGGGAACTGGCCGGGAACCTGCGCGCCACCACGGACTCCGTCGTCATCGCCGACTGCGACGTGGTCGTGGTGTGCGCGCCGACGCCGGTGGTGGGCAACACCCCGGACCTCGGCCCGCTCACCGCCGCGATCACCACCGTCCGCGACCGGCTGCGCCCGGGCCAGCTCGTCGTCGTGGAGTCCACCACCCATCCCAGCACCACCGACGGCCTGCTGCTGCCGATCCTGGAGCAGTCCGGGCTGCGGGCCGGGGTGGACTTCAACCTCGCCTACTCGCCGGAGCGCATCGACCCCGGCAACCAGCGGTTCGGCATCACCACCACGCCCCGCGTGGTCGGCGGCCTCACCGCGGTGTGCACGGAGCGCGCGGCCGCGCTGTACCGCCAGGTGACCGAGGTGCACGTGGCCAAGGGCATCCGCGAGGCGGAGGCCGCCAAGATCCTGGAGAACACCTACCGCCAGGTCAACATCGCGCTGGTCAACGAGTTCGCCCAGCTGTGCCACGGCATGGACATCGACGTGTGGGACGTGATCGAGGCGGCGTCGACCAAGCCGTACGGGTTCAAGACGTTCTGGCCCGGCGCGGGCGTCGGCGGCCACTGCATCCCGGCCGACCCGCTGTACCTGGTGCACCACGCCGCCTCGCTCGGCCTGTCCTTCCAGCTGGCCGAGATCGCCCACCAGGTCAACGAGAGCATGCCGGTCTGGGTCGCCGACCGGATCGTCAAGGACCTGTCCGACCGCGGCCTGCGGGTGGACGGGGCGACCGTGCTGCTGGTGGGCGTCGCGTACAAGCCGGACACCGCCGACACCCGGCACAGCCCGGCCGGCCCGATCGCCCGGTTCCTGCAGGAACGGGGCGTGCGGGTGGTGTTCCACGACCCGCTGGTCGACGAGTTCTCCTGGCCGGGCGGGCGCATCGAGCCGGTGGCCGACCTGGCCGCCGCGCTGGCCGAGGCCGACACGACCGCGCTGCTGCAACGGCACCAGGTGCTCGACCTGGACCTCGTCTGCGACCACGCGCGGCGGCTGTTCGACACCACCGGCGCCGCCACGACCGCCGCGATCAAGCTCTGA
- a CDS encoding ACP S-malonyltransferase, with protein sequence MSGETAIVFPGMGPSSFSAVGKFMVFDPFARRRVAEADEVLGHSLLDRLFEAVDDYSEHTQLAFLVNSLALADRAVDQCGAEPAVCVGMSFGQKAAAVYSGAMEFGDALLMTAEMARQEREFFENHHQDVVTHSFMRTPRAELDRFLCELAERDEYYDISGYLDTDFFLVSVREQVLPELKRLITAVGGYSMYTMRPPVHAGAFGELRERIADDVLVKYRIEAPKMPVLADNDGSLVATADAMRTLLLDSIDQPIRWPDVVDALRGRDVTRLMITGPDDLFRRLDCTKRNFDVTSIEPKGALREVMAPALR encoded by the coding sequence ATGTCTGGCGAAACCGCGATCGTGTTTCCGGGAATGGGGCCGTCCAGCTTTTCCGCGGTGGGCAAGTTCATGGTTTTCGACCCGTTCGCGCGGCGCCGCGTCGCCGAGGCCGACGAGGTGCTCGGTCACAGCCTGCTGGACCGGCTCTTCGAGGCCGTCGACGACTACTCCGAGCACACCCAGCTGGCGTTCCTGGTCAACTCGCTGGCCCTGGCCGACCGGGCGGTCGACCAGTGCGGGGCCGAGCCGGCGGTGTGCGTGGGCATGAGCTTCGGGCAGAAGGCGGCGGCGGTGTACTCCGGCGCCATGGAGTTCGGCGACGCGCTGCTGATGACCGCCGAGATGGCCCGGCAGGAACGGGAGTTCTTCGAGAACCACCACCAGGACGTGGTCACGCACTCGTTCATGCGCACGCCGCGGGCCGAGCTGGACCGCTTCCTGTGCGAGCTGGCCGAACGTGACGAGTACTACGACATCTCCGGCTACCTGGACACGGACTTCTTCCTGGTGTCGGTGCGGGAACAGGTGCTGCCGGAGCTCAAGCGGCTCATCACCGCCGTCGGCGGCTACTCGATGTACACCATGCGCCCGCCAGTGCACGCCGGCGCGTTCGGCGAGCTGCGCGAACGGATCGCCGACGATGTGCTGGTCAAGTACCGCATCGAGGCGCCGAAGATGCCGGTGCTGGCCGACAACGACGGCTCGCTGGTGGCCACCGCCGACGCGATGCGCACCCTGCTGCTGGACAGCATCGACCAGCCCATCCGCTGGCCCGACGTGGTCGACGCGCTGCGCGGCCGGGACGTCACCCGGCTGATGATCACCGGCCCGGACGACCTGTTCCGCCGGCTGGACTGCACCAAGCGGAACTTCGACGTGACCAGCATCGAACCCAAGGGCGCGCTGCGCGAGGTGATGGCGCCCGCCCTGCGCTGA
- a CDS encoding UDP-glucose dehydrogenase family protein — protein MHSYRVAVIGAGYVGLTAAACFASLGHHVVCADVDESKIARLRRGLIDIVEPELAELVAESVAAGRLTFVYGAPAAVVDAEAVFLCVPTPMGEGGMADLAAVESVTDQVRDLLPAGTVLVNKSTVPVGTAARLAALVGRPDVAVVSNPEFLREGSAVRDFLNPDRIVVGSDDRVAAERITALYARLGAPTVLTDAASAEMVKYAANCFLAMKLSYINAIAELCERLGADIGDVTAGMGYDRRIGPSFLRPGPGWGGSCLPKDVHALLRVADATGFDFDLLDATLKVNDRQVERVLDKVCAACGIAPGGSLDGVRLGLLGLTFKANTNDLRDSPALAVARALRERGAELVAYDPSQVNTDPAVFGELLTLVGDPYQAAKDVTAVVLLTEWQEFRTLDWGQIADSLAEPVVVDTRNHVDPDVLSRVGINWYGVGTAPRLVDTVPAVTR, from the coding sequence GTGCACTCCTACCGTGTCGCCGTGATCGGCGCCGGCTACGTCGGGCTCACCGCGGCGGCGTGTTTCGCCTCGCTGGGCCATCACGTGGTCTGCGCCGACGTCGACGAGTCCAAGATAGCCAGACTGCGCCGCGGGCTGATCGACATCGTCGAGCCCGAGCTGGCCGAGCTGGTCGCCGAGTCGGTCGCGGCCGGCCGGCTCACCTTCGTCTACGGCGCGCCCGCCGCGGTGGTCGACGCCGAGGCGGTTTTCCTGTGCGTGCCGACGCCGATGGGCGAGGGCGGCATGGCCGACCTGGCCGCCGTCGAGTCGGTCACCGACCAGGTGCGTGACCTGCTGCCGGCCGGAACGGTGCTGGTGAACAAGTCCACGGTGCCGGTGGGCACCGCGGCCCGGCTGGCGGCCCTGGTCGGCCGGCCCGATGTCGCCGTCGTGTCCAACCCGGAGTTCCTGCGCGAGGGCAGCGCGGTCCGGGACTTCCTCAACCCGGACCGGATCGTCGTCGGCTCGGACGACCGGGTCGCCGCCGAGCGCATCACCGCTCTGTACGCCCGGCTCGGCGCGCCGACGGTGCTCACCGACGCGGCCAGCGCCGAGATGGTCAAGTACGCCGCGAACTGCTTCCTGGCCATGAAGCTGTCCTACATCAACGCGATCGCCGAGCTGTGCGAACGCCTGGGCGCGGACATCGGCGACGTCACGGCGGGCATGGGCTACGACCGCCGGATCGGGCCGTCCTTCCTGCGCCCCGGCCCGGGTTGGGGCGGTTCGTGCCTGCCCAAGGACGTGCACGCGCTGCTGCGCGTCGCCGACGCGACCGGCTTCGACTTCGACCTGCTCGACGCCACGCTCAAGGTCAACGACCGGCAGGTGGAGCGGGTGCTGGACAAGGTGTGCGCCGCCTGCGGCATCGCACCGGGCGGGTCGCTCGACGGCGTCCGGCTCGGGCTGCTCGGGCTCACCTTCAAGGCCAACACCAACGACCTTCGCGACTCCCCCGCGCTGGCCGTGGCCCGCGCGTTGCGGGAGCGCGGCGCGGAGCTGGTCGCCTACGACCCCAGCCAGGTCAACACCGACCCGGCCGTGTTCGGCGAGCTGCTGACGCTGGTCGGCGACCCGTACCAGGCGGCCAAGGACGTGACGGCGGTCGTGCTGCTCACCGAGTGGCAGGAGTTCCGGACCCTGGACTGGGGGCAGATCGCCGACTCGCTGGCCGAGCCGGTCGTGGTCGACACCCGCAACCACGTGGACCCGGACGTGCTGAGCCGAGTGGGCATCAACTGGTACGGCGTCGGCACCGCGCCGCGTCTCGTCGACACAGTGCCGGCGGTGACCCGATGA
- the hemA gene encoding 5-aminolevulinate synthase encodes MSQYMAIYERGLSDSTLRRRDFLEVGRHAGRFPAATTSGRQDEDGEISVWCSNDYLGMGQNPSVLEAMKQAIDEHGAGAGGSRNIAGTNHYHVALERELAQLHGKQDALLFTSGYTANDGALTVLAARLDNCVVFSDAHNHASIIDGLRHSGAEKRVFRHNDVEHLEELLAAADPDRPKLIVFESVYSMGGDVAPLAEFAELARRYDAMTYVDEVHAVGMYGPQGAGIAAREGIADQFTVVMGTLAKGFGTIGGYVAGPSVLIDTIRTHARSFVFTTALPPAVAAAGLAAVRHLRSSDVERAVLHENAALLHRLLRERRIPFLSDESHIVSIFVGDDDRCKQAFQLLLERHGIYIQSINAPSVRVGEEILRSAPSAAHTTTDVEKMVEALDQVWWDLDLPRS; translated from the coding sequence ATGTCTCAGTACATGGCCATCTACGAGCGTGGGCTGTCGGACTCCACCCTGCGCCGGCGGGACTTCCTCGAGGTCGGCCGGCACGCCGGCCGCTTCCCGGCGGCGACCACCAGCGGCCGGCAGGACGAGGACGGCGAGATCAGCGTCTGGTGCAGCAACGACTACCTCGGCATGGGACAGAACCCGAGCGTGCTGGAGGCCATGAAGCAGGCCATCGACGAGCACGGCGCGGGCGCCGGCGGCTCCCGCAACATCGCCGGCACCAACCACTACCACGTCGCCCTGGAACGGGAACTGGCCCAGCTGCACGGCAAGCAGGACGCGCTGCTGTTCACCTCCGGCTACACCGCCAACGACGGCGCGCTGACCGTCCTGGCCGCCCGGCTGGACAACTGCGTCGTCTTCTCCGACGCGCACAACCACGCCTCCATCATCGACGGCCTGCGGCACAGCGGCGCCGAGAAGCGCGTGTTCCGGCACAACGACGTCGAGCACCTCGAGGAGCTGCTCGCGGCCGCGGATCCCGACCGCCCCAAGCTGATCGTCTTCGAGTCGGTCTACTCGATGGGCGGCGACGTGGCGCCCCTGGCGGAGTTCGCCGAGCTGGCCCGCCGCTACGACGCGATGACCTACGTCGACGAGGTGCACGCCGTCGGCATGTACGGCCCGCAGGGCGCCGGCATCGCCGCCCGTGAGGGCATCGCCGACCAGTTCACCGTGGTGATGGGCACGCTGGCCAAGGGCTTCGGCACCATCGGCGGCTACGTCGCCGGCCCGTCGGTGCTGATCGACACCATCCGCACGCACGCCCGCTCGTTCGTGTTCACCACCGCGCTGCCGCCGGCCGTGGCCGCCGCCGGCCTGGCCGCGGTCCGCCACCTGCGCTCCTCGGACGTGGAACGGGCCGTGCTGCACGAGAACGCGGCGCTGCTGCACCGGCTGCTGCGCGAGCGGCGGATCCCGTTCCTGTCCGACGAGTCGCACATCGTCTCGATCTTCGTCGGCGACGACGACCGCTGCAAGCAGGCGTTCCAGCTGCTGCTGGAGCGGCACGGCATCTACATCCAGTCGATCAACGCCCCCAGCGTCCGGGTGGGCGAGGAGATCCTGCGCTCGGCGCCGTCGGCCGCGCACACCACCACCGACGTGGAGAAGATGGTCGAGGCGCTGGACCAGGTCTGGTGGGACCTCGACCTGCCCCGGTCCTGA
- a CDS encoding glycosyltransferase, which produces MRVLCTVLGSVGHANAVLPITRALVAAGHEVLYATTRELSSRFADEEGEVVAVLPGAMEQLAPLLQYLRTGAGMSREVATQFGDPAFDMAWTATGEHLITSFQALLPIAKEFGPDLVLRDGPEYAGCLVAEALGVPHVSAPSGDGNILDPLRVIGPLNERRAAVGLPEQADPLAIYRHGRIDCVPASCSFAAFPIPDAVAYQQPAAGAAQQQSLPREIGELSADRPLVLVTVGSEFQDAKELIDTGGPQLAKGMSDPADTVRALVAAMAELDCHAVVSTGGLDVPDLAPADNVLVYPWIPQSVLLRCAQLFVTHGGYNSIRESLLTGTPMVVLPQYGDNIANARRVGELGVGVGLSDGPARVEAIVAACRQVLSEPAFTARTRQAQRAMLALPGVGTVVTHLESLASV; this is translated from the coding sequence ATGCGCGTCCTGTGCACCGTGCTCGGCTCCGTCGGGCACGCCAACGCCGTGCTGCCCATCACCCGCGCGCTGGTCGCGGCCGGGCACGAAGTCCTCTACGCCACCACTCGAGAGCTGTCCTCGCGTTTCGCCGACGAGGAGGGCGAGGTCGTCGCCGTGCTGCCCGGCGCGATGGAGCAGCTGGCGCCGCTGCTGCAGTACCTGCGGACCGGCGCCGGGATGTCCCGCGAGGTCGCCACCCAGTTCGGGGACCCGGCCTTCGACATGGCCTGGACGGCCACCGGCGAGCACCTGATCACGTCCTTCCAGGCGCTGCTGCCGATCGCCAAGGAGTTCGGCCCCGACCTGGTGCTGCGGGACGGCCCGGAGTACGCGGGCTGCCTGGTCGCCGAGGCGCTGGGCGTGCCGCACGTGTCGGCGCCGTCCGGCGACGGCAACATCCTCGACCCGCTACGGGTGATCGGTCCGCTGAACGAGCGGCGGGCCGCGGTCGGCCTGCCGGAGCAGGCCGACCCGCTGGCCATCTACCGGCACGGGCGGATCGACTGCGTGCCGGCGTCGTGCTCGTTCGCCGCCTTCCCGATCCCGGACGCCGTGGCGTACCAGCAGCCCGCGGCCGGCGCCGCCCAGCAGCAGAGCCTGCCCCGGGAGATCGGCGAGCTGTCCGCCGACCGGCCGCTGGTGCTGGTCACCGTGGGCAGCGAGTTCCAGGACGCCAAGGAGCTGATCGACACCGGCGGCCCGCAGCTGGCCAAGGGCATGTCCGACCCGGCCGACACCGTTCGCGCGCTGGTGGCGGCGATGGCCGAGCTGGACTGCCACGCGGTGGTCTCCACCGGCGGGCTGGACGTGCCGGACCTCGCGCCGGCCGACAACGTGCTGGTGTACCCCTGGATCCCGCAGTCGGTGCTGCTGCGCTGTGCCCAGTTGTTCGTCACCCACGGCGGCTACAACAGCATTCGGGAGTCGCTGCTCACCGGCACGCCGATGGTGGTGCTGCCGCAGTACGGCGACAACATCGCCAACGCGCGCCGCGTCGGCGAGCTGGGTGTGGGCGTCGGGCTGTCGGATGGTCCGGCCCGGGTGGAGGCGATCGTGGCGGCGTGCCGCCAGGTGCTGTCCGAGCCCGCTTTCACGGCCCGGACCAGGCAGGCTCAGCGCGCGATGCTGGCCCTGCCGGGCGTCGGGACCGTGGTCACGCACCTGGAGTCGCTGGCCTCGGTATGA